From the genome of Neomonachus schauinslandi chromosome 5, ASM220157v2, whole genome shotgun sequence, one region includes:
- the LOC110570572 gene encoding heterogeneous nuclear ribonucleoprotein C-like, producing the protein MYGSSLDLDYDFQRDYYDRMYRYPALVPPPPPAIAQAVVPSKHQRVSGNTSLRGKSGFNSKSGQRGSASNSGKLKGNDLQTIKKELTQIKQKVDSLLESLGKIEKEQSKQGVEMKNDKSEEEQSSSSLKKDETNVKMESEGGADDSAEEGNLLDDDDNEDRGDDQLELIKDDEKEAEEGEDDRDSANGEDDS; encoded by the coding sequence ATGTACGGCTCCTCTTTGGACTTGGACTATGACTTTCAACGAGATTATTATGACAGGATGTATCGTTACCCAGCGcttgttcctcctcctcctcctgctatTGCTCAGGCTGTAGTTCCTTCAAAACACCAGCGTGTATCAGGAAACACCTCACTAAGGGGCAAAAGTGGCTTCAATTCTAAGAGTGGACAGCGAGGATCTGCTTCCAATTCTGGAAAGTTGAAAGGCAATGACCTTCAGACCATTAAGAAGGAGTTGACCCAGATAAAACAAAAAGTGGATTCTCTACTGGAAAGCCTGggaaaaattgagaaagaacagagcaaACAAGGAGTAGAGATGAAGAATGATAAGTCAGAAGAGGAGCAGAGCAGCAGCTCCCTGAAGAAAGATGAGACTAATGTGAAGATGGAGTCTGAGGGGGGTGCAGATGACTCTGCTGAGGAGGGGAACCTActggatgatgatgataatgaagatCGGGGGGATGACCAGCTGGAGTTGATCAAGGATGATGAAAAagaggctgaggaaggagaggatgaCAGAGACAGCGCCAATGGCGAGGATGACTCTTAA